One genomic window of Camelina sativa cultivar DH55 chromosome 5, Cs, whole genome shotgun sequence includes the following:
- the LOC104789256 gene encoding chromatin structure-remodeling complex protein SYD-like, translating to MTSSHNIELEAAKFLHKLIQDSKDEPAKLATKLYVILQHMKTSGKEHSMPYQVISRAMDTVVNQHGLDIEALKSSCLPHAGGTQTEDSGSAHLAGSSQVVGVSNEGKASLVENEMSKYDAFTSSRQLGGSNSASQTFYQGSGTQSNRSFDRESPSNMDSTSGISQSQREGKSSGKRKRGESSLSWDQNMDNSQIFDSHKIDDQTGEVSKIEMPGNSGDIRNMHVGLSSDAYTNPQCGWQNSEVTATRPPVHKEAGNNVAAEGSLPSGSPFREQQLKQLRAQCLVFLALRNGLVPKKLHVEIALRNTFREDDGFRGEMFDSKGRTHTSSDLGGIPDVSALLSRPDNPTGRLDEMDFSSKETDRSRLGERSFANTVFSDGQKLLASKIPGSQAQNQVAVSHSQLAFSPGLTKHTPSEMVGWAGVIKTNDLSTSAVQLDEFHASDEEQGKLLPSPKYTMSQKWIMGRQNKRLLVDRSWSLKQQKADQAIGARFSELKESVSLSEDISAKTKSVIELKKLQLLNLQRRLRSEFVYNFFKPIATDVEHLKSYKKHKHGRRIKQLEKYEQKMKEERQRRIRERQKEFFGGLEVHKDKLEDLFKVKRERLKSFNRYVKEFHKRKERLHREKIDKIQREKINLLKINDVEGYLRMVQDAKSDRVKQLLKETEKYLQKLGSKLKEAKSLTSRFENEGDETRMSNATEDETLVENEDESDQAKHYLESNEKYYLMAHSIKENINEQPSCLVGGKLREYQMNGLRWLLSLYNNHLNGILADEMGLGKTVQVISLICYLMETKNDRGPFLVVVPSSVLPGWQSEINFWAPSIHKIVYCGPPEERRKLFKEQIVHQKFNVLLTTYEYLMNKHDRPKLSKIHWHYIIIDEGHRIKNASCKLNADLKHYVSSHRLLLTGTPLQNNLEELWALLNFLLPNIFNSSEDFSQWFNKPFQSNGENSAEEALLSEEENLLIINRLHQVLRPFVLRRLKHKVENELPEKIERLIRCEASAYQKLLMKRVEDNLGSIGNAKSRAVHNSVMELRNICNHPYLSQLHSEEVNNIIPKHFLPPIVRLCGKLEMLDRLLPKLKATDHRVLFFSTMTRLLDVMEDYLTLKGYKYLRLDGQTSGGDRGALIDGFNKSGSPFFIFLLSIRAGGVGVNLQAADTVILFDTDWNPQVDLQAQARAHRIGQKKDVLVLRFETVNSVEEQVRASAEHKLGVANQSITAGFFDNNTSAEDRKEYLESLLRESKKEEDAPVLDDDALNDLIARRESEIDIFESIDKQRKENEMETWNTLVHEPGSDSFDHLTPIPSRLVTEDDLKLLYETMKLNDVPMVAKESTVGMKRKDGSMGGLDTHQYGRGKRAREVRSYEEKLTEEEFEKLCQTEPPDSPQGKGEGSEKSLADDTSVIPFETSIDTLLPTSPTKAITLQPMEPLRTQPQPLKEETQPIKRGRGRPKRTDKTLTPVSLSAVSRTQATGNAISLAVTGPDFGSPDKKLEAASNSSSSLALTSPDLSAPPGFQSLPASPAPMPVRGRGRGRSRGRGAGRGRRGEGVLHGSNSSSTQRTETAASLSRDPEATNSSLPPASEIVSRVPKPSDGSTSYPDPVPPVRSVTTSVQSDKAADSNLDAPPGFDSGSHAQTLNVLENSLERKAAAVKKSIQHPGLNKKPHDLPVSTSSTFSGAGPIQNQSAVSSVCDGSKSPSVASVEAVKNKHPEGRTYTALPGVTAAPSDATLPVSSQPGGSTVEAQEANVPSLPAAVPAKRRGRNLPSRGETPRRQGKRRGQALPATDGSSGRSTGLTPQIEVKVGNSSGTKAISAGNKCDAVAKEQPHLSQSVASDIHSSGSLGQESRRDTSGIGGSARKQTADVTDVARVMKEIFSETSLLKHKVGEPSATTKTNAPDAQSPSEMNLHRVETHEAENEIQSAKRMEEDSCGVKTQEAPYNLRKEEKIVSDVSHPVPGNLTTSGSVANKADDIGSTKAISENDLVKIPGGEVDSSVISPTLGNAFAAKSSLEKCSTDQLVVEKLSQDTVHGETCRVSVDLSEETASSLSYVRSEPIASASTTAEPLPTEKLETNISFQVEGERREDENGERREAILLSPEEKTNVNSKIETHSEELQASRTDEVPHVDGESVETANQTVKEDEATNSVEVQSSMLVTDELPNVRQKGHSNIDMQTLVVTSKENSMSLDDTDNDPISKSANTEQDPEESVSVQGVDRPKVGTADTQMEDTDDAKLLVGCSVENEEKEKTLQSHMPSGDAVSHAMEAIKDSEGDDLHGKSLVSCPAMEAMEHKGLESETHAHTESSGIDRENEISESMSDGEKMNISSVQVPDASHDLKVPQDPTDREHMQENADVPASPHRAAPNIVVSQSEGKQSPSILPDDVARQLESMSSDEKMNISSEQVPDASHDLKVPQDPTDIPLVGGTDPEHMQENADVPASPHRAAPNIVVSQSEGKHSPSILPDDVARQLESMSSDEKMNISSEQVPDASHDLKVPQDPTDIHLVGETDPEHLQENADVPASPHGAALNIVVSQSEGKQSPSILPDDVAGQLESMTNDEKMNISSEKVPDVSHGLKVSQDQTDVPLVGEEVPENLQVNEDVSKSEEIQSPSILPDEVPGQPDDGNCEQMDTMQNSAYIDVGIISGKTCEPSSSIQSEDENNKNLSQCEPAEVVEQRDLRDQICTGSVESQVEITAAILENKSANIQPLQSILVDQMDTEESKNPCVANICNTNLSVDASLHQLADIHAEPTILLDQMDTDESKDPCASNICNTDISADLSLHQLADIQPGPSILVDQMDTEEFNDPDANHICNTERRADVSLDQLADIESSSSHTVVQKDIEDQDQVEASGCELVAVSTLTEPQIPLPPSTEPVVAEGTESPSFLPMTAKENAERQVADIEHSSPPTVLEKNIETQDQDQVETAVSELGDVSTECSTEPQVQLPPSAEPVIAECTEHSSSLPMMEEENADIKPSLSPKTVEKNSEDHVQVETAGCELVDVSTGCLSELQVPLPSFAEPKGDMHTHLDKTKKSEIVVAEGTVFPSSLPMTEEENAESQLVDVMPSSSPMVVEEDQVETDGCGLVDVSTGSSAQPQVQLPPFTELVEGTRDHLEATTESETVVTESQLADIEPSSSLRVVHKNIEDQDQVETAGCELVEGSEPQVQLQSSAEPEEGMHVHLEAANTSETLVAEGSEFASSLSMTGKEHSENQLPDIDPSLSLTVVQTNIEDQDQVETAECEFVDVSTSCSSEPQVQLLPSPDAVGGMHVHKETVVAEDTETPSSLPKMEEENAENPSDRLDGESDSANVAVVEGSCVEPNSLVTEKSKAEEPKDNDNV from the exons atGACATCTTCGCATAATATCGAGTTGGAGGCAGCTAAGTTTCTGCATAAACTTATTCAAGATTCTAAAGATGAGCCTGCAAAGCTAGCAACTAAACTTTATGTG ATATTGCAGCACATGAAAACCAGCGGAAAGGAACACTCAATGCCTTATCAAGTCATATCTAG GGCCATGGACACTGTAGTCAATCAACACGGTCTTGACATTGAAGCTTTGAAGTCATCGTGTCTTCCTCATGCTGGTGGTACCCAAACGGAAGATTCTGGGTCTGCTCATTTGGCTG GGTCTTCCCAAGTGGTTGGAGTTAGCAATGAGGGCAAAGCAAGTCTAGTTGAAAATGAGATGTCAAAATATGATGCATTCACTTCTAGTAGGCAGCTTGGTGGATCAAACAGTGCATCACAAACCTTTTACCAAGGGTCTGGAACTCAAAGTAACAGATCATTCGATCGTGAGAGTCCATCCAACATGGATTCTACGTCGGGGATCTCTCAATCTCAAAGGGAGGGCAAGTCAAgtggaaagagaaagagaggtgaATCATCACTTTCATGGGACCAGAATATGGATAACTCTCAAATATTTGATAGCCACAAGATTGATGATCAGACTGGAGAAGTAAGCAAAATAGAAATGCCTGGTAATTCAG GTGACATTAGGAATATGCATGTTGGGTTGTCATCAGATGCTTACACTAATCCACAG TGTGGCTGGCAAAATAGCGAAGTCACAGCAACCAGGCCTCCAGTACATAAAGAAGCTGGAAATAATGTTGCAGCAGAGGGATCACTGCCCTCAGGTTCACCTTTTAGAGAGCAACAATTGAAGCAGCTCAGAGCCCAGTGCCTTGTGTTTCTAGCTCTCAG AAATGGTTTGGTGCCAAAGAAACTGCATGTAGAGATCGCCCTTCGAAATACTTTCCGCGAAGATG ACGGTTTCCGCGGAGAAATGTTTGATTCCAAAGGGAGAACACATACGTCCAGTGATTTGGGTGGCATTCCTGACGTCTCTGCACTGTTGTCAAGACCAGACAATCCCACTGGAAGATTGGATGAAATGGACTTCTCATCCAAAGAAACCGACAGATCAAGATTAGGGGAAAGAAGTTTTGCAAATACTGTATTTTCTGACGGGCAAAAGCTGCTAGCATCTAAAATTCCAGGCTCTCAAGCACAAAACCAAGTTGCTGTCAGTCATTCCCAACTGGCCTTTTCTCCTGGTTTGACCAAACACACACCATCGGAGATGGTGGGGTGGGCTGGAGTAATCAAAACTAATGACCTCTCAACTTCAGCTGTTCAACTCGATGAGTTTCACGCTTCTG ATGAAGAGCAAGGTAAATTGCTACCATCACCTAAGTACACCATGTCGCAGAAATGGATTATGGGTCGACAGAATAAGAGACTATTGGTTGATCGGAGTTGGTCTCTTAAACAGCAGAAAGCCGACCAGGCAATTGGGGCACGGTTCAGTGAGTTGAAG GAATCTGTGAGTTTGTCTGAGGATATATCTGCAAAGACCAAGAGTGTAATAGAACTGAAAAAGCTTCAGCTGTTAAATCTGCAACGGCGTTTGAGGAG TGAGTTCGTGTACAACTTCTTCAAACCTATTGCAACTGATGTTGAGCATCTAAAGTCATATAAGAAACATAAGCATGGCCGGAGAATTAAGCAGCTTGAAAAGTATGAGCAGAAGATGAAGGAAGAGAGACAAAGAAGAATTCGTGAGAGACAAAAGGAGTTCTTTGGGGGGTTAGAAGTTCACAA GGATAaactagaggatttgtttaaagttaagagagaaagattgaagagTTTCAATAGGTATGTAAAGGAGTTCCACAAAAGAAAGGAACGGCTTCACCGCGAGAAGATTGACAAAATTCAACGTGAGAAGATCAATTTGCTAAAGATAAATGATGTGGAGGGTTATCTCCGGATGGTGCAG GACGCCAAGTCAGATCGAGTAAAGCAACTACTCAAAGAGACTGAAAAGTACCTTCAGAAACTTGGATCCAAGTTAAAGGAGGCTAAATCTTTGACCAGTCGATTTGAGAATGAGGGAGATGAAACACGTATGTCAAATGCGACCGAAGATGAAACTTTGGTTGAAAATGAAGATGAGAGTGACCAAGCAAAG CACTACCTGGAAAGCAACGAAAAATACTACTTGATGGCTCACAG tataaaagaaaatattaatgagCAGCCATCGTGCCTAGTGGGTGGAAAGTTAAGAGA GTACCAAATGAATGGCTTAAGGTGGCTACTTTCACTGTACAACAATCACTTAAATGGCATTTTAGCTGATGAGATGGGTCTCGGGAAAACTGTTCAG GTTATTTCTTTGATTTGCTATCTGATGGAGACGAAAAATGACAGAGGTCCCTTTTTGGTTGTTGTACCATCTTCGGTTCTGCCTGGTTGGCAGTCAGAGATTAACTTCTGGGCCCCATCAATTCATAAAATTGTTTACTGTGGGCCTCCTGAGGAAAGGCGCAAACTATTTAA GGAGCAAATTGTTCATCAGAAGTTCAATGTCCTTCTGACGACATACGAGTATCTTATGAATAAGCATGATAGACCGAAATTAAGCAAGATTCACTggcattatattattattgatgaAGGACATCGCATAAAGAATGCATCCTGCAAGCTGAATGCAGACCTGAAACATTATGTTAGCTCCCACCGACTCCTGTTAACCGGAACCCCATTGCAG AACAACCTAGAAGAATTGTGGGCTCTGCTTAATTTCCTGCTGCCTAATATTTTCAACTCGTCAGAAGACTTTTCACAGTGGTTCAACAAACCATTTCAAAGTAATGGAGAAAATTCTGCTGAGGAG GCGTTGCtatcagaagaagagaatctaCTGATCATCAATCGACTTCATCAAGTTCTTCGACCATTTGTGCTGCGTCGGCTGAAACATAAG GTTGAGAATGAGCTTCCTGAAAAGATAGAGAGATTGATACGCTGCGAGGCTTCGGCTTATCAGAAGTTGTTGATGAAGAGGGTTGAGGATAATTTGGGCTCGATTGGAAATGCGAAG TCTCGTGCAGTGCACAACTCAGTAATGGAGCTTCGGAATATTTGCAATCATCCATATTTAAGCCAACTGCATTCAGAGGAG gtCAATAACATAATTCCTAAGCATTTTCTGCCCCCAATTGTAAGACTGTGTGGGAAGCTTGAGATGTTGGATCGGCTTTTGCCTAAACTCAAAGCAACAGACCATCGG gttcttttcttttccacaatGACGAGGCTTCTTGATGTTATGGAAGATTACCTCACCTTGAAGGGGTACAAATACCTTAGGTTGGATGGGCAAACATCGGGGGGTGATCGTGGTGCTCTTATCGATGGTTTCAACAAGTCGGGTTCCCCATTTTTCATATTTCTGTTAAG CATACGGGCTGGTGGAGTAGGAGTTAATCTCCAAGCTGCTGATACTGTGATATTATTTGACACCGACTGGAATCCTCAG GTTGATCTGCAAGCTCAAGCAAGGGCGCACAGGATTGGCCAGAAAAAAGATGTGCTTGTTCTTCGTTTTGAAACG GTCAATTCGGTTGAGGAGCAAGTCAGAGCTTCAGCTGAGCACAAACTTGGAGTTGCTAACCAGAGTATAACCGCTGGCTTCTTTGACAATAACACAAG TGCTGAAGATCGTAAGGAATATCTGGAATCCCTTTTGCGTGAATCAAAGAAAGAGGAGGATGCCCCAGTATTGGATGATGATGCCTTAAATGATCTTATAGCTCGAAG GGAGTCAGAGATTGATATCTTTGAGTCCATCGACaagcaaaggaaagaaaatgAGATG GAAACATGGAATACCTTGGTACATGAGCCGGGGTCTGATAGTTTTGACCATTTAACACCTATACCCTCTCGGCTTGTTACTGAAGATGATTTAAAACTATTATATGAAACAATGAAACTCAATGATGTCCCGATGGTTGCAAAAGAATCAACTGTTGGCATGAAACGGAAGGATGGATCAATGGGAGGCCTGGATACTCACCAATATGGAAGAGGGAAACGAGCAAGAGAG GTTCGATCTTATGAAGAGAAATTAACAGAGGAGGAGTTTGAGAAGTTGTGTCAGACTGAGCCACCTGATTCTCCCCAAGGCAAGGGCGAAGGAAGTGAAAAAAGCTTGGCGGATGATACATCAGTTATACCATTTGAAACGTCTATTGACACACTACTCCCTACATCTCCGACAAAGGCAATAACTTTACAACCAATGGAACCTCTAAGGACACAGCCGCAGCCCCTGAAAGAAGAAACACAACCTATCAAACGGGGCCGTGGTAGGCCGAAGAGAACGGATAAAACCTTGACTCCGGTATCGTTATCAGCTGTAAGCAGGACACAGGCAACAGGGAATGCTATCTCATTGGCAGTAACTGGTCCTGATTTTGGTAGTCCGGATAAAAAGCTAGAAGCAGCTTCTAATTCTAGTTCGTCTCTGGCCCTGACATCGCCTGATTTATCTGCTCCTCCTGGGTTTCAATCATTGCCAGCATCTCCCGCTCCTATGCCAGTAAGAGGCCGAGGTAGGGGAAGAAGCAGGGGGCGTGGAGCAGGAAGGGGAAGAAGAGGTGAAGGTGTATTGCATGGTTCCAACAGTTCTAGTACTCAGAGAACTGAAACCGCTGCATCTCTTTCTAGGGATCCAGAAGCTACAAACTCTAGTCTTCCTCCTGCATCTGAGATTGTTTCTAGAGTCCCTAAACCTAGTGACGGAAGTACTTCGTATCCTGATCCAGTACCTCCTGTGCGTTCTGTAACTACTTCAGTCCAATCAGACAAAGCAGCAGATAGTAACCTAGATGCACCACCTGGGTTTGATTCAGGATCCCATGCTCAGACGCTAAATGTACTTGAGAATTCATTGGAAAGAAAAGCAGCTGCTGTAAAGAAGAGCATCCAGCATCCAGGACTTAATAAAAAGCCACATGATTTGCCAGTCTCCACTAGCTCTACTTTTTCgg GTGCTGGCCCAATACAAAATCAGAGTGCTGTCTCTTCTGTTTGTGATGGATCCAAAAGTCCTTCTGTAGCCTCTGTTGAGGctgtaaaaaataaacatcCAGAGGGTCGAACATATACAGCTTTGCCAGGTGTGACAGCTGCACCTTCTGATGCTACTCTGCCAGTGAGTTCGCAACCTGGTGGTTCTACAGTTGAAG CTCAAGAAGCCAATGTTCCTTCTCTTCCTGCAGCCGTTCCTGCTAAGAGGCGAGGCCGCAATTTGCCAAGTAGAGGAGAAACTCCCAGACGCCAAGGAAAGAGGCGTGGCCAAGCTTTACCTGCTACTGATGGCTCTTCTGGTAGGAGTACAGGATTAACACCACAAATAGAGGTCAAGGTTGGTAATTCATCAGGCACCAAAGCTATATCGGCTGGAAATAAGTGTGATGCTGTTGCCAAAGAACAACCCCACTTAAGCCAGTCAGTTGCATCCGATATTCACTCTTCTGGTAGCTTGGGTCAGGAAAGTAGAAGAGACACCTCTGGTATTGGTGGTTCTGCTAGGAAACAAACTGCTGATGTAACTGATGTTGCTCGTGTCATGAAAGAGATCTTTTCAGAGACTTCCCTATTAAAACATAAAGTTGGAGAGCCTTCTGCAACAACGAAAACAAATGCGCCTGACGCACAATCCCCAAGTGAGATGAATTTGCACAGAGTTGAAACCCACGAGGCAGAGAATGAAATCCAATCTGCGAAGCGAATGGAAGAGGATTCTTGTGGTGTTAAGACTCAAGAAGCTCCATATAACTTgaggaaggaagaaaaaattgtttcagATGTTTCTCATCCTGTTCCTGGTAATCTGACAACTTCAGGTTCAGTTGCAAACAAGGCTGATGACATTGGATCGACTAAGGCTATTTCCGAGAATGACCTTGTCAAGATTCCGGGTGGTGAAGTAGATTCTTCTGTGATATCCCCCACTTTGGGAAATGCTTTTGCTGCTAAGTCGTCTTTGGAAAAGTGCTCTACAGATCAGCTTGTGGTAGAAAAATTGTCTCAAGATACTGTTCATGGTGAAACATGCCGCGTGAGTGTAGACCTGTCCGAAGAAACAGCAT CTTCATTGAGTTATGTTCGATCTGAGCCTATTGCATCTGCGTCGACAACTGCGGAACCTCTACCAACTGAAAAGTTggaaacaaatatttcttttcaaGTAGAaggtgaaagaagagaagacgagAATGGTGAAAGAAGAGAAGCTATCCTCCTAAGTCCGGAAGAAAAGACGAATGTTAACTCCAAGATTGAGACACATTCTGAGGAACTTCAAGCCAGTAGAACAGATGAAGTTCCTCATGTGGATGGAGAATCTGTTGAAACTGCAAATCAGACGGTTAAAGAAGATGAGGCAACCAATTCTGTTGAAGTTCAATCGTCTATGCTGGTGACTGATGAATTGCCTAATGTTAGACAAAAGGGTCACAGTAACATTGACATGCAGACATTGGTAGTTACAAGCAAAGAGAACTCTATGTCCCTTGACGATACAGATAATGATCCTATATCTAAATCTGCTAATACAGAACAAGATCCTGAAGAATCTGTTTCGGTCCAAGGTGTTGATAGGCCTAAAGTTGGTACTGCTGACACACAGATGGAGGATACCGATGATGCCAAACTTCTAGTGGGCTGTTCAGTTGAAAAtgaggagaaagagaaaactcTTCAATCCCATATGCCCAGTGGTGATGCTGTTAGCCATGCAATGGAAGCGATAAAAGATAGTGAAGGAGATGATTTACATGGAAAGTCTCTAGTTTCCTGTCCAGCAATGGAAGCGATGGAACATAAGGGGCTTGAATCAGAGACACATGCTCATACAGAATCAAGTGGTATTGATAGGGAAAATGAAATATCAGAAAGTATGTCTGATGgcgaaaaaatgaatatttcatCTGTGCAGGTCCCAGATGCATCTCATGATTTAAAAGTACCACAGGATCCAACAGACCGTGAACACATGCAAGAAAATGCGGATGTACCTGCATCACCTCACAGAGCAGCGCCAAACATTGTGGTTTCCCAGTCTGAAGGAAAACAGTCTCCAAGTATCTTACCGGACGATGTGGCAAGACAACTAGAAAGTATGTCTAGTGACGAGAAAATGAATATTTCATCTGAGCAGGTCCCAGATGCATCACATGATTTAAAAGTACCACAGGATCCAACAGATATTCCCCTAGTTGGTGGGACAGACCCTGAACACATGCAAGAAAATGCGGATGTACCTGCATCACCTCACAGAGCAGCGCCAAACATTGTGGTTTCCCAGTCTGAAGGAAAACACTCTCCAAGTATCTTACCGGACGATGTGGCAAGACAACTAGAAAGTATGTCTAGTGACGAGAAAATGAATATTTCATCTGAGCAGGTCCCAGATGCGTCACATGATTTAAAAGTGCCACAGGATCCAACAGATATTCACCTAGTTGGTGAGACAGACCCTGAACACTTGCAAGAAAATGCGGATGTACCTGCATCACCGCACGGAGCAGCACTAAACATTGTGGTTTCCCAGTCTGAAGGAAAACAGTCTCCAAGTATCTTACCGGACGACGTGGCAGGACAACTAGAAAGTATGACTAatgatgaaaaaatgaatatttcatCTGAGAAAGTCCCAGATGTGTCACATGGTTTGAAAGTGTCCCAGGATCAAACAGACGTTCCCCTAGTTGGTGAGGAAGTCCCTGAAAATTTGCAAGTGAACGAGGATGTGTCCAAGTCTGAGGAAATTCAGTCTCCAAGTATCTTGCCTGACGAGGTACCAGGACAACCAGACGATGGCAACTGTGAGCAAATGGATACCATGCAGAACAGTGCCTATATTGATGTTGGCATAATTTCAGGTAAGACGTGTGAGCCTTCGTCTTCTATCCAGTCTGAGGATgagaacaataaaaatttatcacAGTGTGAACCGGCAGAAGTAGTTGAACAAAGGGATTTAAGGGATCAAATTTGCACAGGGTCTGTGGAATCTCAGGTAGAGATAACCGCTGCTATTCTTGAAAATAAATCAGCTAATATCCAGCCCCTGCAATCCATTTTGGTTGATCAAATGGATACAGAAGAATCCAAAAATCCTTGTGTCGCTAATATTTGCAACACTAATTTAAGTGTTGATGCGTCTTTACACCAATTAGCTGATATCCACGCCGAGCCAACCATTTTGCTTGATCAAATGGATACTGATGAATCCAAAGATCCTTGTGCCAGTAATATTTGCAACACTGATATTAGTGCTGATCTGTCTTTACACCAGTTAGCTGATATCCAGCCCGGGCCATCTATTTTGGTTGATCAAATGGATACTGAAGAATTCAACGATCCTGATGCCAATCATATTTGCAACACTGAGAGACGTGCTGATGTTTCTTTAGACCAGTTAGCTGATATCGAGAGCTCATCATCTCATACAGTTGTGCAAAAGGACATTGAGGATCAAGATCAAGTTGAAGCTTCTGGATGTGAGTTAGTTGCTGTCTCGACCTTAACAGAACCTCAAATTCCATTACCACCATCCACAGAGCCAGTGGTTGCTGAAGGTACAGAATCCCCTTCTTTCCTTCCAATGACGGCGAAAGAAAATGCCGAGAGGCAAGTAGCTGATATTGAGCACTCATCGCCTCCTACAGTTCTGGAAAAGAACATTGAGAcacaagatcaagatcaagttGAAACTGCTGTATCTGAATTAGGTGATGTCTCTACTGAATGTTCGACAGAACCTCAAGTTCAATTACCGCCATCTGCAGAGCCAGTGATTGCCGAGTGTACAGAACATTCTTCGTCCCTCCCAATGATGGAGGAAGAGAATGCTGATATCAAGCCCTCGTTGTCTCCTAAGACTGTGGAAAAGAACAGTGAGGATCACGTTCAAGTTGAAACTGCTGGTTGTGAGTTAGTTGATGTCTCTACCGGATGTTTGTCAGAACTTCAAGTTCCTTTACCGTCGTTCGCAGAGCCAAAGGGAGATATGCACACTCACttagacaaaacaaagaaatctgAAATCGTGGTTGCCGAAGGTACAGTATTCCCTTCATCTCTCCCAATGACGGAGGAAGAAAATGCCGAGAGCCAATTAGTTGATGTCATGCCCTCATCGTCTCCTATGGTTGTC GAAGAGGATCAAGTTGAAACTGATGGATGTGGGTTAGTTGATGTCTCTACTGGTTCTTCGGCACAACCTCAAGTTCAATTACCGCCATTCACTGAGCTAGTGGAAGGTACACGCGATCATTTAGAGGCAACAACGGAATCTGAAACTGTGGTTACTGAGAGCCAATTAGCTGATATAGAGCCATCATCGTCTCTTAGAGTTGTGCATAAGAACATCGAGGATCAAGATCAAGTTGAAACTGCTGGATGTGAGTTAGTTGAAGGTTCAGAACCTCAAGTTCAATTACAGTCATCTGCAGAGCCAGAGGAAGGCATGCACGTTCACTTAGAGGCAGCAAATACATCTGAAACCTTGGTTGCTGAAGGTTCAGAATTCGCTTCATCTCTCTCAATGACGGGTAAAGAACATTCAGAGAACCAATTACCTGATATCGATCCCTCATTGTCTCTTACAGTTGTGCAAACAAACATTGAGGATCAAGATCAAGTTGAAACTGCTGAATGTGAATTTGTTGATGTCTCTACGAGCTGCTCGTCAGAACCTCAAgttcaattactcccatccccAGATGCAGTGGGAGGTATGCACGTTCACAAAGAAACCGTGGTTGCTGAAGATACAGAGACGCCTTCATCCCTCCCGAAGATGGAGGAAGAAAATGCCGAGAACCCATCGGACAGGCTTGATGGTGAATCCGACAGTGCAAATGTTGCTGTTGTTGAAGGAAGTTGTGTCGAGCCAAATTCACTGGTCACCGAAAAGAGCAAAGCAGAGGAACCAAAAGACAATGATAATGTTTAG